In one window of Gemmatimonadetes bacterium SCN 70-22 DNA:
- a CDS encoding 30S ribosomal protein S1: MSELETTAGMSVVEKRKAQKAELRPLANRRPELYDEDEYSSAEYEQMMEMYNGTLASIDEGEIVKSRVLEIRENMVVLDIGFKSEGTIPLEEFKDMPDLKPGDEVEVLLEHLEDQEGSVVLSKKKADFMRVWEKIRVAYETDHPVEGTLVKKIKGGVVVDLMGVDAFLPGSQIALRRVPNIDELLGQKYEFKIIKLNKRRRNIVVSRRVILETERAGKREKLMKELQKDQVRKGVVKNITDFGAFIDLGGVDGLLHITDMSWGRISHPTEMVHIGQELEVKVLDIDWERERISLGLKQLQPYPWKDVIEKYPVGTRVAGKVVSITNYGAFIELEPGIEGLVHISEMSWTRNVRHPSKIVSIGETIEAVVLKVDPNEEKISLGMKQTEQDPWMVLPLKYPVGTRLSGKVRNLTSFGAFVEIEPGIDGLIHISDMSWTKRVQHPSEVVKKGDTVDVVILNIDAENKRISLGLKQASEDPWLRIGETYPVGTELRGRVVRLMEKGVVVDIGNDIEGFVPLSHLPSDKAITSPADICWEGMNLDLRVVEVDPIHRRIVLTVTDIPAEQPPKPETPSKIHTEDGDIVGEIPVEEEAAGEE; this comes from the coding sequence ATGTCCGAGCTCGAGACCACCGCTGGCATGTCGGTCGTGGAGAAGCGCAAGGCCCAGAAGGCCGAGCTGCGCCCGCTGGCCAACCGCCGCCCCGAATTGTACGACGAAGACGAATACTCATCTGCCGAGTACGAGCAGATGATGGAGATGTATAACGGGACGCTCGCGTCGATCGACGAGGGCGAGATCGTGAAGTCGCGCGTGCTCGAAATCCGCGAGAACATGGTCGTCCTCGACATCGGCTTCAAGTCCGAGGGGACGATCCCGCTCGAGGAATTCAAGGACATGCCCGACCTCAAGCCGGGCGACGAGGTGGAAGTCCTCCTCGAGCACCTCGAGGACCAGGAGGGGTCGGTCGTCCTCTCCAAGAAGAAGGCCGACTTCATGCGCGTCTGGGAGAAGATCCGCGTCGCGTACGAGACGGACCATCCGGTCGAGGGAACGCTCGTCAAGAAGATCAAGGGCGGCGTGGTCGTCGACCTCATGGGCGTCGACGCCTTCCTCCCGGGGTCGCAGATCGCGCTGCGGCGCGTCCCCAACATCGACGAGCTCCTGGGGCAGAAGTACGAGTTCAAGATCATCAAGCTCAACAAGCGCCGCCGCAACATCGTCGTCTCGCGCCGCGTGATCCTCGAGACCGAGCGGGCCGGCAAGCGCGAGAAGCTCATGAAGGAGCTCCAGAAGGACCAGGTCCGGAAGGGCGTGGTCAAGAACATCACCGACTTCGGCGCCTTCATCGACCTCGGGGGCGTCGACGGCCTCCTGCACATCACCGACATGTCGTGGGGGCGCATCTCGCACCCCACCGAGATGGTGCACATCGGGCAGGAGCTCGAGGTCAAGGTCCTCGACATCGACTGGGAGCGCGAGCGCATCTCGCTCGGCCTCAAGCAGCTGCAGCCGTACCCGTGGAAGGACGTCATCGAGAAGTACCCGGTCGGCACGCGCGTCGCCGGCAAGGTCGTCTCGATCACCAACTACGGCGCCTTCATCGAGCTCGAGCCCGGCATCGAGGGGCTCGTGCACATCAGCGAGATGTCGTGGACCCGCAACGTCCGCCATCCGTCCAAGATCGTCTCCATCGGTGAGACCATCGAGGCCGTGGTCCTCAAGGTCGATCCGAACGAGGAGAAGATCTCGCTCGGCATGAAGCAGACCGAGCAGGATCCGTGGATGGTCCTCCCGCTCAAGTACCCGGTCGGGACACGCCTCTCCGGCAAGGTCCGCAACCTCACCTCGTTCGGCGCCTTCGTCGAGATCGAGCCCGGCATCGACGGCCTCATCCACATCTCCGACATGTCCTGGACCAAGCGCGTCCAGCACCCGTCGGAAGTGGTCAAGAAGGGCGACACGGTCGACGTCGTGATCCTCAACATCGACGCCGAGAACAAGCGCATCTCGTTAGGCCTCAAGCAGGCCAGCGAGGATCCGTGGCTCCGCATCGGCGAGACCTACCCGGTCGGCACCGAGCTCCGCGGGCGCGTCGTCCGCCTCATGGAGAAGGGGGTCGTGGTCGACATCGGCAACGACATCGAGGGCTTCGTCCCGCTCTCGCACCTCCCCTCCGACAAGGCCATCACCTCCCCGGCCGACATCTGCTGGGAAGGGATGAACCTCGACCTGCGCGTGGTCGAGGTCGATCCCATCCACCGCCGCATCGTCCTCACCGTCACCGACATCCCGGCGGAGCAGCCCCCCAAGCCGGAGACCCCGTCGAAGATCCACACCGAGGATGGCGACATCGTCGGGGAGATCCCGGTCGAGGAGGAGGCGGCGGGCGAGGAGTAG
- a CDS encoding methylmalonyl-CoA carboxyltransferase: MSMREKLELLERRRAESEQGGGPARIKAQHDKGKLSARERLDILLDEGSFVEYDRFVTHRSTDFGLDAQQVYGDGVVTGHGRIDGRLVYVFSQDFTVFGGSLSETFAEKICKVMDLAMRNGAPVIGLNDSGGARIQEGVVSLGGYADIFLRNTLASGVVPQISAILGPCAGGAVYSPAITDFVYMVRGSSYMFVTGPNVVKTVTHEDVTMEQLGGADTHAATSGVAHFAHDSELQCLQAIRELFRFIPQNNLGDAPRGSGRDPRDRRDEALLDVVPDNPNKPYDIHEVIRRVVDDGEFYEVHRDYAGNIVVGFAHLGGHSVGIVANQPAVLAGVLDINASVKAARFVRFCDAFNIPIVTFEDVPGFLPGVTQEHGGIIRHGAKLLYAYCEATVPKLTVITRKAYGGAYDVMSSKHIRGDFNVAWPTAEIAVMGPKGAVEILFRKEIAESTDPQQAMDERVAEYTQKFANPYVAASRGFLDDIIDPRDTRPRLIDALETLQGKRDRNPPRKHGNLPL, encoded by the coding sequence ATGAGCATGCGCGAAAAACTCGAGCTCCTCGAGCGCCGACGCGCCGAGTCGGAGCAGGGAGGCGGCCCCGCCCGCATCAAGGCCCAGCACGACAAGGGGAAGCTCTCGGCGCGCGAGCGCCTCGACATCCTCCTCGACGAGGGATCGTTCGTCGAGTACGATCGCTTCGTCACCCACCGCTCCACCGATTTCGGTCTCGACGCGCAGCAGGTCTACGGCGACGGCGTCGTCACCGGGCACGGGCGCATCGACGGGCGCCTCGTCTACGTCTTCTCGCAGGACTTCACCGTCTTTGGCGGCTCGCTCTCCGAGACCTTCGCCGAGAAGATCTGCAAGGTGATGGACCTGGCGATGCGCAACGGGGCACCCGTCATCGGCCTCAACGACTCCGGAGGGGCGCGCATCCAGGAGGGGGTCGTCTCCCTCGGGGGCTATGCCGACATCTTCCTCCGCAACACGCTGGCGTCGGGCGTGGTCCCGCAGATCTCGGCGATCCTCGGCCCCTGCGCCGGCGGCGCCGTCTATTCGCCGGCGATCACCGATTTCGTGTACATGGTGCGCGGTTCCTCGTACATGTTCGTGACCGGCCCCAACGTCGTGAAGACCGTCACGCACGAGGACGTGACCATGGAGCAGCTGGGCGGTGCCGATACGCACGCCGCCACGTCGGGCGTGGCCCACTTCGCCCACGACTCCGAGCTGCAATGCCTGCAGGCCATTCGCGAGCTCTTCCGCTTCATCCCGCAGAACAACCTGGGCGACGCGCCCCGCGGGAGCGGGCGCGACCCGCGGGACCGTCGCGACGAGGCGCTCCTCGACGTCGTCCCGGACAACCCGAACAAGCCCTACGACATCCACGAGGTCATCCGCCGCGTCGTCGACGACGGCGAGTTCTACGAGGTGCACCGGGACTACGCCGGCAACATTGTCGTCGGCTTCGCGCACCTGGGCGGCCACAGCGTCGGGATCGTCGCCAACCAGCCGGCCGTCCTGGCCGGGGTGCTCGACATCAACGCCTCCGTCAAGGCGGCGCGCTTCGTCCGCTTCTGCGACGCCTTCAACATCCCGATCGTGACCTTCGAGGACGTCCCCGGCTTCCTCCCCGGCGTGACGCAGGAGCACGGCGGCATCATCCGGCACGGGGCCAAGCTCCTCTACGCCTACTGCGAGGCGACCGTTCCCAAGCTCACGGTCATCACGCGCAAGGCATACGGCGGAGCCTACGATGTCATGAGCTCCAAGCACATCCGCGGCGACTTCAACGTCGCCTGGCCGACCGCCGAGATCGCCGTGATGGGGCCCAAAGGGGCGGTCGAGATCCTCTTTCGCAAGGAGATCGCCGAGTCCACCGATCCGCAGCAGGCGATGGACGAGCGGGTGGCCGAGTACACGCAGAAGTTCGCCAATCCGTACGTGGCGGCATCGCGCGGCTTCCTCGACGACATCATCGATCCCCGCGACACCCGCCCTCGCCTGATCGACGCGCTGGAGACGCTGCAGGGCAAGCGCGACCGGAATCCCCCCCGCAAGCACGGCAACCTCCCCCTGTAG